The genomic segment GGTCGTTCTGGTCGAGGAAGAGCTGGAAACCCTTGGCCATCTCGTCACCGATCGGCTTGTAGCCGCCGGTCTGTGGCACCATCAGGCCGATCTTGACCGGGTCGTCGCTGAGCAGCTCGGCGGCCTCGTCGTCCTCGGTCGCGGAGTCGGTGCTGCAGGCGGCGGCGAACCCGGTCGCGCCGAGCGCGGCCATCAGCTTGAGAGCCGTCCTGCGTTCCATCTGCGACAAGGGTTTCCTCCCCGTAGGTGCGGGCCGTGCCAGCCCATCCGGCGTTCTACCCGGTTCGGGTCGTGGCGTCAATGCCCGGGGGTCTCCTGACCAGGGAATGTAACGCCATACTTACCTTGAGCCAGCCGGGGTGTTTCCTGGTCGACGAGCCTGCGGCGAAGACTACCGCGCAGTAGCAGTGCCTGGTCGGACGGGTGTGGGGGGTCGGCCCCCGCGAGCGGCCGGTCCGCCGGCTGCGCGAAGATGGAGGGCATGACCGACGCTCCAGGTACCCCTGAGAACAGCGAGCCCACCGGTCCGAGCGGTGGCCGCCCCGGCACGGTGGTGGTGGTCGGCCCGGACGGCCGGCCCGTCGGCACCGTGCAGACCGACGGCGAGTCGCACGCCGAGGACCCGGCCCGCCTGGTCGAGCAGCCCGCCAAGGTGATGCGGATCGGCAGCATGATCAAGCAGCTGCTGGAGGAGGTCAAGGCGGCGCCGCTCGACGACGCGAGCCGCAACCGGCTGCGCGAGATCCACCAGCGGTCGATCGTCGAGCTGGAGGACGGCCTGGCTCCCGAACTCCGCGACGAGCTGGAGCGGCTCTCCCTGCCGTTCGGCGAGGGCGTCACCCCCAGCGAGGGCGAGCTGCGGATCGCCCAGGCCCAGCTGGTCGGCTGGCTGGAGGGGCTCTTCCACGGCATCCAGGCCGCGCTCGTCGCGCAGCAGATGGCGGCCCGGGTGCAGCTTGAGCAGATGCGCTCCGGCGGCCGGCAGGCGCTGCCGGCTGGTCCCGGCGGTGGCCTGCTGCCGGGCATGCCCGGCACCGGCGGCCCGAACCAGCCCGGCGACGGCCACAGCACCGGCCAGTACCTCTGACGGGTCCCGGGCGGGTCGCGGCCTCAGCCGCCCTGGCGCTGCGCGGGCGGGCGGGGCTGGGGCTCCGGCGGGAAGAGCCGCTCCAGGTGGGCGGCGACCCCGTCCTCCTCGTGCGAGGCGGTCACCTCGTCGGCGATCGCCAGCACCGACCGGTGCGCGTTCGCCACCGCCACCCCCCGACCCGCCCAGGTCAGCATCGGTACGTCGTTCGGCATGTCCCCGAAGGCGATCACCTCGTCCGCGGTGTGCCCGTGCCGCTCGCAGAACCAGGCCAGGCCCGCGGCCTTCGTCACCCCGGCGGCGGAGATCTCCACCAGCCCCGAGTACGACGAGTGGGTCGCCTCGGCGAGCCCCTTCAGCGCGGTCGACACCACGAGCGCGAACGCGTCCGAGTCGTGGGCGGCGGAGCGGGCCAGCAGCTTCACGGCCGGCTCGGCGATGAGCTGGGCCGGGTCGTCGACCAGCCGGATGGTGTGCCCGTGCTCCCACTGCACCGGGTACGCCGACTCGTGCCGCATCTGCCGGCTGTCGGTCACCTCCACCGCCAGGCTCACCTCCGGCACCTCGGCCCGCAGCCGCGCGACCACCTCGGCCAGCAGCTCCGGGGCGAGCGGGTCGGCCCGCAGCACCTCGTCGTTGACCGGGTCGTAGACCACCGCTCCGTTCGCGCAGACGGCCGGCAACGGCGCGGGCAGCTGCTCGTACACGGCGGGTAGCCAGCGCAGCGGACGGCCGGTGACCAGCACGACGAGCGTGCCCGCCGCGGAGATCCGGGCCAACGTCTCGACGGTCCGGACGCTTACCGTGCGGTCCCGGCGCAACAGCGTCCCGTCCAGGTCGGTGGCGACGACGCGGGGTGGACGGCCGGGTGGTGCCTCGTTCATCAGTGCGACAGTAGCCGGTCCAGGTAGATCGCCACCCCGTCGTCGTCGTTGCGCAGCGTCACCTCGTCGGCGGCCGTCCGGATGGTGGGATGGGCGTTCGCGACCGCCACCCGCGCCCAGCCGGCCCACTCGAACATTGGCAGGTCGTTGGGCATGTCACCGAAGACCAGCACGTCCGCCGGGTCGACGCCGAGCCGGTCGGCCACCACGGCCAGACCGGTGGCCTTGTCCACCCCCGGCGGGGAGATCTCCACGAACCCCAACCCGGCCTGGGTGAGCGCGGCCTGGTCGGGGGGCACGATCCGCCGGGCGGCGGCGAGCAACGCGTCCACGTCATGATCGGGGGTACGCGCGAACGCCTTGATCACCTCGTCGGCGACGCACTCGGACCGGGAGCGGGCCTCGAACCGGTCCGGGTACGGCCAGGAGGCGTCGAAATCCCCCCAGAGCGGCGCCTCGTGGCTGTCCGACGCCTCGACCATCACCGTGAGCGGCCCGACCTCCGCCTCCAACGCGGCCAGCAGCTGGGCCAGCACCGGTCCGGGTAGCCGCTCGTCGCGCAGCACCACCGGCCCGGCCGGGTCGGTCTGGTCGACCACCCGACCGCCGCCGGCCATCACCAGGAAGTCGGCGGCCCGGATGTCGTTGCGGGTCAGCTCGGTCAGCCGCGGGCCACGCCCGGTGGCGCCGACCACCGGGATGCCGGCCCCCCGCACCCGGTCCAGCACCTCGTGGGTGAAGGCCGAGACGGTGTTGTCGCTGCGTACCAGGGTGCCGTCCAGGTCGGTGGCGATGAGCTTGGGAAGTCCCGGTCGGGGCATGTCTCCTCCTTCGCCCCCGGCGTCCCGGACTGCACCGCCGGCTTCCCGGGCGGCGGGGCAGCAACCGTACCTCGCGGACGGTGAGGCGACCATGACTTATCCGCGAACGGCCGGTAAAACCCGGCCGGGTCAGCGGGGTTCGAGCACGTCCCGCCCGCCGAGGTACGGCTGGAGGGCCTTCGGCACCCGCACCGACCCGTCCGGCTGCTGGTGGTTCTCCAGGATCGGCACCAGCCACCGGGTGGTGGCGAGGGTGCCGTTCAGGGTCGCGGCGGTCTGCGGTTTCCCGTCGGCGTCCCGGTAGCGGATGTTGAGCCGGCGGGCCTGGAACGTCGTGCAGTTCGACGTCGAGGTGA from the Solwaraspora sp. WMMD1047 genome contains:
- a CDS encoding bacterial proteasome activator family protein, producing the protein MTDAPGTPENSEPTGPSGGRPGTVVVVGPDGRPVGTVQTDGESHAEDPARLVEQPAKVMRIGSMIKQLLEEVKAAPLDDASRNRLREIHQRSIVELEDGLAPELRDELERLSLPFGEGVTPSEGELRIAQAQLVGWLEGLFHGIQAALVAQQMAARVQLEQMRSGGRQALPAGPGGGLLPGMPGTGGPNQPGDGHSTGQYL
- a CDS encoding HAD family hydrolase yields the protein MNEAPPGRPPRVVATDLDGTLLRRDRTVSVRTVETLARISAAGTLVVLVTGRPLRWLPAVYEQLPAPLPAVCANGAVVYDPVNDEVLRADPLAPELLAEVVARLRAEVPEVSLAVEVTDSRQMRHESAYPVQWEHGHTIRLVDDPAQLIAEPAVKLLARSAAHDSDAFALVVSTALKGLAEATHSSYSGLVEISAAGVTKAAGLAWFCERHGHTADEVIAFGDMPNDVPMLTWAGRGVAVANAHRSVLAIADEVTASHEEDGVAAHLERLFPPEPQPRPPAQRQGG
- a CDS encoding HAD family hydrolase, with product MPRPGLPKLIATDLDGTLVRSDNTVSAFTHEVLDRVRGAGIPVVGATGRGPRLTELTRNDIRAADFLVMAGGGRVVDQTDPAGPVVLRDERLPGPVLAQLLAALEAEVGPLTVMVEASDSHEAPLWGDFDASWPYPDRFEARSRSECVADEVIKAFARTPDHDVDALLAAARRIVPPDQAALTQAGLGFVEISPPGVDKATGLAVVADRLGVDPADVLVFGDMPNDLPMFEWAGWARVAVANAHPTIRTAADEVTLRNDDDGVAIYLDRLLSH